Proteins encoded in a region of the Scrofimicrobium sp. R131 genome:
- a CDS encoding heavy-metal-associated domain-containing protein: MKTVKLTTEPFSCPSCVAKIERLLAQTPGVESSQVMFNSSKVKVTFDEEQTSAQQLADAVTKLGYPVLNIA; this comes from the coding sequence ATGAAAACTGTGAAGCTAACCACCGAACCCTTCAGCTGCCCCAGCTGCGTGGCGAAGATTGAGCGACTTCTCGCGCAAACCCCCGGGGTGGAGTCCTCGCAGGTGATGTTCAACTCGTCCAAGGTCAAGGTCACGTTCGACGAGGAACAAACCAGCGCCCAGCAACTGGCCGACGCGGTCACCAAGCTCGGCTACCCAGTGCTCAATATCGCCTAA